A genomic segment from Candidatus Leptovillus gracilis encodes:
- a CDS encoding TolB family protein, translating into MDIETLRNWIAARDSFSILETVDVYTGKRTVLQEFDTVIEAPNWTSDGRYFIYNSRGRMYTYELATGVIREIDTGFAIDCNNDHVLSPDNRQLAVSHHTPADAASRIYILPLAGGEPVLVTEKGPSYLHGWSPDGERLAYCAERGGQYDIYTISVNGGAETQLTNEPGLDDGPEYSPSGDHIWFNSTRSGLMQIWRMEADGSNPTHMVKEEANGWFPHISPNGRFVAYIAYGKDDVSPGDHPPNKHVELRLIPAEGGASQTIVKLFGGQGTMNVNSWSPDNRTLAFVSYLLKE; encoded by the coding sequence TTGGATATTGAGACATTACGAAACTGGATCGCCGCACGCGATTCATTCAGCATTTTGGAGACAGTAGACGTTTACACTGGAAAGAGAACTGTTCTCCAGGAGTTTGACACCGTCATCGAAGCGCCAAATTGGACGAGCGACGGCCGTTACTTCATCTACAACAGCCGGGGGCGGATGTACACCTATGAATTGGCAACCGGCGTAATCCGGGAGATTGACACCGGCTTTGCCATTGACTGCAACAACGACCACGTCCTCTCGCCAGACAACCGCCAGCTTGCCGTCAGCCACCACACCCCTGCAGACGCCGCATCACGCATCTACATTCTGCCTCTGGCCGGTGGCGAGCCTGTATTAGTTACCGAAAAAGGCCCCAGCTACCTGCACGGCTGGTCGCCCGACGGCGAGCGGCTGGCCTACTGCGCCGAGCGTGGCGGCCAGTACGACATCTATACCATCTCCGTGAATGGCGGCGCAGAAACTCAACTAACCAACGAACCGGGACTGGATGATGGGCCGGAATACTCACCGTCTGGTGACCATATCTGGTTCAACTCCACGCGCAGCGGCTTGATGCAAATCTGGCGGATGGAAGCGGATGGCTCGAACCCCACCCACATGGTAAAGGAAGAGGCCAACGGCTGGTTTCCGCATATCTCGCCGAACGGCCGTTTCGTTGCCTACATCGCCTACGGCAAAGACGATGTATCGCCGGGCGACCATCCGCCGAATAAACACGTCGAATTGCGACTGATTCCGGCCGAGGGTGGCGCTTCCCAAACCATCGTCAAGCTGTTTGGCGGCCAGGGCACAATGAACGTCAACTCCTGGTCACCGGATAATCGGACGCTGGCGTTCGTTTCTTACCTGCTCAAAGAATAA
- a CDS encoding right-handed parallel beta-helix repeat-containing protein — protein MKKSFVIYAILTLSIALVLFAFLPLKHAQAATQVTNYIVTRTDDPPPGNCQAGDCSLREAILAANANPGLDYIGLTIDATYGLSIPPNGVNGANTGDLNITDDLNFYYPGMICLGGICQATIKGVTGWLDRILSLENNAEVHMSGLTIKDGSTFGSGGGVFIFPGSSLYLSSCNIYHNAADGLGGGIYNAGTLVLSNSYILGNYAGNGGGIYNEVNAHLTVSTPSYIMSNTVVGNGDGGGLWISDLADAQLSKLTVQQNHADGGWGGGIFYQSTGQDLQLTHSNILSNTATNGGGIFLGGGSLTVKTVTISGNSASGDGGGIGAQNYQNGQLNISHSSIANNNATNGGGIGVDWDSTAQITMTNVTVSGNTATNSGGGLMLSTAWLYNVTVTNNSSDSDFNQIGLGGGLWVGQDAYIANSVLGANPRGSDCYAHGILHSLDYNLIQTTNHCTPTGDIFHNKMGVAPLLGPLANNGGETLTHMPLAGSPLQEAGNPFGCNGANGSLLTTDQRGWSRPVGLCEMGAVEIGAIADSTPPETSLLQTPPANDPTPTFTFQGNDGVGGSGVTGFDCQLDSGIWVNCTSPSTFAPLSNGSHTFKVRAYDLVGNVDATPESYTWTLQAAYFVYLPSTQK, from the coding sequence ATGAAGAAAAGTTTTGTAATATACGCCATATTGACCCTTAGCATCGCCCTTGTCCTGTTCGCGTTTCTGCCCTTAAAGCACGCCCAGGCAGCTACCCAGGTCACAAATTACATTGTGACACGCACAGATGATCCTCCACCCGGCAACTGCCAGGCGGGCGACTGTTCGCTGCGCGAAGCTATCCTGGCCGCCAATGCCAACCCCGGATTGGATTACATCGGGCTAACCATTGACGCCACTTATGGGTTAAGCATCCCCCCGAATGGGGTCAACGGTGCCAATACAGGCGATCTCAATATCACCGACGACCTCAACTTTTATTACCCAGGCATGATCTGCCTTGGGGGCATCTGCCAGGCCACCATCAAGGGTGTCACCGGTTGGCTAGATCGTATCCTTAGCCTGGAAAATAACGCCGAAGTCCACATGTCTGGCCTGACCATCAAGGACGGCTCCACCTTTGGCAGTGGCGGCGGCGTCTTCATTTTCCCTGGCAGCAGCCTGTACCTCTCATCCTGCAATATCTACCACAATGCCGCCGATGGTTTAGGGGGCGGCATATACAACGCCGGCACATTGGTGCTGAGTAACAGCTACATCTTGGGAAATTATGCTGGCAATGGCGGCGGCATCTACAATGAGGTGAACGCTCACCTCACAGTTTCCACGCCCTCTTATATTATGTCTAATACCGTGGTGGGTAACGGCGATGGCGGTGGCTTGTGGATTTCCGACCTGGCTGACGCCCAATTAAGCAAGCTGACCGTGCAGCAAAATCATGCCGACGGCGGCTGGGGGGGTGGCATATTCTACCAAAGCACAGGCCAGGACTTGCAGCTTACCCACAGCAACATCTTGAGTAACACGGCGACGAACGGTGGCGGTATTTTCCTGGGGGGTGGTTCGTTGACCGTTAAAACAGTGACGATCTCCGGCAATTCGGCTTCAGGTGATGGCGGGGGGATCGGCGCGCAAAATTATCAAAACGGCCAGTTGAACATCAGCCACAGCAGCATCGCCAACAACAACGCTACGAACGGCGGCGGTATTGGGGTTGACTGGGATTCAACCGCCCAGATCACCATGACCAACGTTACCGTTAGCGGCAACACCGCGACGAATAGCGGTGGCGGGTTGATGTTGTCCACTGCCTGGCTCTACAACGTCACCGTCACCAACAACTCGTCTGATTCGGACTTCAACCAAATTGGATTGGGGGGTGGTTTATGGGTGGGCCAGGATGCCTACATTGCCAATTCGGTGCTGGGCGCAAACCCACGGGGTTCTGATTGTTATGCCCATGGCATACTGCACTCGTTGGACTATAACCTGATCCAAACCACCAATCATTGCACACCAACAGGCGACATTTTTCACAACAAAATGGGCGTCGCGCCACTGTTAGGGCCGCTGGCTAATAATGGCGGCGAGACCCTGACCCATATGCCGTTGGCCGGCAGCCCGTTACAAGAAGCCGGTAATCCCTTCGGCTGCAACGGAGCCAATGGCAGTCTGCTGACGACAGATCAGCGCGGCTGGTCGCGGCCCGTGGGCCTATGCGAGATGGGCGCAGTGGAGATTGGGGCCATCGCCGACAGCACTCCACCAGAAACCAGCCTGCTGCAAACGCCTCCGGCCAACGATCCGACGCCGACGTTCACTTTCCAGGGCAATGATGGCGTGGGCGGCAGCGGCGTAACCGGGTTTGACTGCCAATTGGATAGTGGAATCTGGGTTAACTGCACCAGTCCATCTACCTTTGCGCCGCTGTCCAATGGTTCCCACACTTTCAAGGTTCGCGCTTATGACCTTGTGGGAAATGTGGACGCCACGCCAGAAAGTTACACCTGGACTTTGCAAGCTGCTTATTTTGTCTATCTACCGTCTACCCAAAAGTGA
- a CDS encoding aldo/keto reductase, with product MEYVKLGNTGLDVSPICLGCMSFGTAENWVHNTWALDEEGSRTIIKKALDLGVNFFDTANVYAYGRSEEILGRALNDFANRDEIVVATKVFSPMNQKPNGGGLSRKHIMSQVDQSLKRLGMDYIDLYIIHRWDYNTPIEETMETLHDIVKAGKVRYIGASAMYAIQFQKALHVAEKHGWTRFVSMQNHYNLIYREEEREMLPLCVEEKIAVTPYSPLASGRLARDWAETTPRLETDPIAKQKYDATAVADKMVVARVAEIAANHGVPMAHIALAWLRHKNPVVAPVIGATKISHLESAVASLSVALTAEDMTYLEEPYVPHPVVGLIPYAR from the coding sequence ATGGAATACGTAAAACTTGGCAATACCGGATTGGATGTCTCGCCGATTTGCCTGGGCTGCATGAGCTTTGGCACGGCCGAAAACTGGGTCCACAACACCTGGGCGCTGGATGAGGAAGGCAGTCGCACGATCATCAAAAAAGCGCTGGATTTAGGGGTCAACTTTTTTGACACGGCCAATGTCTATGCCTACGGCCGTAGCGAGGAAATTCTCGGTCGCGCCCTGAACGATTTTGCCAATCGGGATGAAATTGTGGTAGCCACCAAGGTTTTTTCGCCGATGAACCAAAAGCCCAACGGCGGCGGCCTGTCGCGCAAGCATATCATGAGCCAGGTGGACCAGAGCCTGAAGCGGCTGGGGATGGATTACATTGACCTATACATCATCCACCGCTGGGATTACAACACGCCCATCGAAGAAACAATGGAAACGCTGCACGATATTGTGAAAGCGGGCAAGGTGCGCTACATCGGCGCGTCGGCCATGTATGCCATTCAGTTCCAGAAGGCGCTGCACGTGGCAGAGAAGCACGGCTGGACGCGCTTCGTTTCCATGCAAAACCACTACAACCTTATCTACCGGGAAGAAGAACGGGAGATGCTGCCGCTGTGCGTTGAGGAGAAGATTGCGGTTACGCCATACAGCCCGTTGGCGTCTGGGAGATTGGCGCGTGATTGGGCGGAAACGACGCCGCGCCTGGAGACCGACCCCATCGCCAAACAGAAATATGACGCTACGGCCGTTGCCGACAAAATGGTTGTGGCGCGTGTGGCGGAAATTGCCGCCAATCATGGTGTGCCCATGGCCCATATCGCCCTGGCCTGGCTGCGGCATAAAAATCCCGTCGTCGCGCCGGTCATCGGCGCCACAAAAATCTCGCATCTGGAGAGCGCGGTTGCATCGCTGTCGGTTGCCTTAACGGCCGAAGATATGACCTATCTGGAAGAGCCGTATGTCCCCCACCCAGTCGTTGGCCTGATTCCGTATGCCAGGTGA
- a CDS encoding MerR family transcriptional regulator, which yields MKISEVSEQSGLSVDTLRYYEKVGLLPPVNRTDGGIRDYSELDLRRVNFIKCMRSAGLSVEVLIGYYALVQQGDETIDARKEILQEQRTQLLARMAEMQETLDLLNHKIQVYENAVLTREQKLTD from the coding sequence ATGAAGATTTCAGAAGTGAGCGAACAATCCGGTCTGTCCGTAGATACGCTGCGCTACTACGAGAAAGTTGGCCTGCTCCCACCGGTCAACCGCACCGATGGCGGCATTCGAGATTACAGCGAGCTAGATCTGCGGCGCGTCAACTTCATCAAGTGTATGCGGAGCGCCGGACTTTCCGTTGAAGTGCTGATCGGGTATTACGCCCTGGTGCAGCAGGGCGACGAGACCATTGACGCCCGAAAAGAAATCTTGCAGGAACAGCGTACCCAGCTTCTGGCCCGGATGGCTGAAATGCAAGAGACCTTAGATTTACTGAACCACAAAATACAGGTGTATGAAAACGCGGTTTTGACGAGAGAGCAGAAACTAACCGATTGA
- a CDS encoding helix-turn-helix domain-containing protein, giving the protein MADFSLTTNPSSFTTFGDLLRFLRRRARLTQRALGIAVGYSEAHINRFEKNRYLPDVTAVAALFIPELDLEQEPALATRLLELATSSTPPAASLTEVDMTLEQIPGTAVAEIPRPTLHIRARQRLDAERRLLLCGLAGMGKTTLAAQLARDYSQTMPVLWLTLTAGITNSADVLLRQTAVLLAAHEPETMRPLLTRDPRARAALSLEQQVALLSAALSRQTVLLCFDNAELIQADEASRQILRHLAATTPVYLLLTARESLALPHVAEMVLPGFSADEAAAFIEQSALHRLTPTLSTRLVERTDGSPMLLRLALGSLTNEPTAPGDSAATAESFITRLETQPQVAAYLLRTVRQQISPAAWRLLLMLAVLQQPVNLTDPYLVELACTVGGIEEMATAVAELQRHFLIHNAAQTHLPPLLRDYVYGVLTGEVTLRRRLHRLAGDWFHSVADALAAAWHYSAAGLLDVALETIENNTPALVGRGQVLPAAAVLDDVLAQLGRLRRKDDDLLRRLLALRGKLLAGTLRIAEGEASLRQAIALTGNTAVRANLIYQTADLCAQRSEFEETLRLVQAAQAGLTPNDLLLQARLCNLAAYAHGDLGQHQAAYQAVQQALALADQMVGWPHSMVGEIRASAHLGLASVARHNLDLNEAMAQAQTALTWARAAGQPRLLNLSLAYVGGMFYDLGDMVASFQYRQEGLAGVLAIGDVHSAAYVLTYLANIHFFWLETEQVLAKLTQAGETLRIVADKRGLAATESLRALCLLWCGQTSAARQVVDQMLQETVGKSTARMWGYRLDKLALVQLVQGETAAAIATLQQALALPATTENPLLNFQLHGALAMAYLASAEPGRAAQMLAQAPRLEGLSIWAEMERDLIRGYVALADGDAALARRLAQQVAQRAEPYPLYRQKAAQLTVVVERPLPCHLWPQQLWVARPSMMDDA; this is encoded by the coding sequence ATGGCCGACTTCAGCTTGACAACGAACCCTTCCTCTTTCACCACGTTTGGCGATTTGTTGCGCTTTTTGCGGCGGCGCGCGCGCCTGACACAACGCGCCCTGGGCATTGCGGTAGGCTATAGCGAAGCCCACATCAACCGCTTCGAGAAGAACCGCTATCTCCCCGACGTCACGGCCGTTGCCGCCCTCTTTATCCCCGAACTAGACCTGGAGCAGGAACCAGCCCTGGCCACGCGGCTGCTGGAACTGGCAACGTCATCCACCCCACCCGCCGCCAGCCTGACAGAAGTGGACATGACATTGGAGCAAATACCCGGCACGGCCGTTGCCGAAATTCCCCGCCCCACCCTACACATTCGCGCCCGCCAACGCCTGGACGCCGAACGCCGCCTCCTGTTGTGCGGCCTGGCCGGCATGGGCAAAACCACCCTGGCCGCCCAGCTTGCCCGCGACTATTCCCAGACCATGCCCGTCCTGTGGCTTACTCTGACGGCCGGTATCACCAATTCGGCCGACGTGCTGCTGCGGCAAACGGCCGTGCTGTTGGCCGCCCACGAGCCAGAAACCATGCGCCCGCTTCTCACCCGCGATCCGCGCGCCCGCGCCGCCCTCAGTCTGGAGCAGCAGGTAGCCCTGCTCAGCGCCGCCCTGTCGCGCCAGACCGTCTTGCTGTGCTTCGACAACGCCGAACTCATTCAGGCGGATGAAGCCAGCCGCCAGATTTTGCGCCATCTGGCCGCCACCACCCCCGTCTACCTGCTGCTCACCGCCCGCGAGAGCCTGGCCTTGCCCCACGTGGCCGAAATGGTTCTGCCAGGCTTCAGCGCCGACGAAGCCGCCGCCTTCATTGAGCAAAGCGCCCTCCACCGGCTTACCCCGACCCTGTCCACCCGGCTGGTAGAGAGAACAGACGGCAGCCCCATGCTGCTGCGGCTGGCCCTGGGCAGCCTGACCAACGAGCCGACCGCCCCCGGTGATAGCGCGGCGACGGCCGAATCGTTTATCACCCGGCTAGAGACGCAGCCGCAAGTGGCCGCTTACCTGCTGCGCACAGTACGCCAGCAAATCTCCCCGGCGGCCTGGCGGTTGCTGCTCATGCTGGCCGTCCTGCAGCAGCCGGTGAATCTGACCGATCCCTATCTGGTGGAACTGGCCTGTACGGTGGGCGGCATTGAGGAGATGGCAACGGCCGTTGCCGAATTACAGCGCCATTTTCTCATCCACAACGCCGCCCAGACCCACCTGCCACCCCTGCTGCGCGATTACGTCTATGGCGTTCTCACCGGCGAAGTCACCCTGCGCCGCCGCCTGCACCGTCTGGCGGGCGATTGGTTTCATAGCGTCGCCGATGCCCTGGCCGCCGCCTGGCACTACAGCGCCGCCGGGCTGCTGGATGTGGCGCTGGAAACGATTGAAAACAATACGCCCGCCCTCGTCGGGCGCGGCCAGGTCCTCCCGGCCGCGGCCGTTTTGGACGACGTGCTGGCGCAGCTTGGCCGATTGCGGCGCAAGGACGACGATTTACTGCGCCGCCTGCTGGCGCTGCGTGGCAAGCTGCTGGCGGGCACGCTGCGCATCGCCGAAGGCGAGGCGAGTTTGCGCCAGGCCATTGCCCTCACCGGGAATACGGCCGTGCGTGCCAACCTGATCTACCAAACGGCCGATTTATGCGCCCAGCGCAGCGAGTTTGAAGAAACGCTGCGTCTGGTACAGGCCGCGCAAGCCGGCCTGACGCCCAACGATCTTTTGCTGCAAGCCCGCCTTTGTAACCTGGCGGCCTATGCGCACGGGGATTTGGGGCAGCACCAGGCCGCCTATCAGGCCGTGCAGCAGGCGTTGGCCCTGGCCGATCAGATGGTGGGCTGGCCGCACAGCATGGTGGGTGAAATCCGGGCCAGCGCGCATCTGGGGTTAGCCAGCGTAGCCCGCCACAACCTTGACCTGAACGAGGCGATGGCACAGGCGCAAACGGCCCTGACCTGGGCGCGGGCGGCCGGGCAGCCCCGCCTGCTGAATCTCAGTCTGGCCTACGTGGGGGGCATGTTTTACGACCTGGGTGACATGGTGGCGTCTTTTCAGTACCGCCAGGAAGGATTGGCCGGCGTGCTGGCGATTGGCGATGTACACAGCGCGGCCTATGTGCTGACCTATCTGGCAAACATTCACTTCTTTTGGCTGGAAACGGAACAGGTTTTGGCAAAACTGACTCAGGCCGGCGAAACGCTGCGCATTGTGGCGGATAAACGGGGCCTGGCGGCAACCGAGAGTCTGCGAGCGCTTTGTTTGTTGTGGTGCGGGCAAACAAGCGCGGCGCGACAGGTAGTGGACCAGATGCTCCAGGAGACGGTGGGCAAAAGTACGGCGCGGATGTGGGGGTATCGGCTGGATAAACTGGCTTTAGTGCAACTGGTACAGGGCGAGACGGCCGCGGCTATTGCCACGTTACAGCAGGCGTTGGCGCTGCCCGCCACAACCGAGAACCCGCTGCTAAACTTCCAACTGCATGGGGCGCTGGCTATGGCTTACCTAGCCAGCGCCGAACCAGGCCGCGCGGCGCAAATGCTGGCCCAGGCTCCGCGCCTAGAAGGCTTAAGCATCTGGGCCGAGATGGAGCGCGACCTGATCAGGGGCTACGTGGCGCTGGCCGACGGTGATGCGGCGCTGGCTCGTCGCCTGGCGCAGCAGGTGGCGCAGCGGGCGGAACCCTATCCGCTGTATCGGCAAAAGGCGGCGCAGTTGACGGTGGTGGTGGAACGGCCGTTGCCCTGTCATCTCTGGCCGCAGCAGTTGTGGGTGGCCAGGCCATCAATGATGGATGATGCTTGA
- a CDS encoding DMT family transporter: protein MKVSANVKGIGFLVSAAFVISIQNIVIKWIGGDYSALQIVAFRSLIALPFTLVFYRYEGQRGLPTTTLPRLEYIRGLFLFLSYTTFMMGLAALPLAQIEAIRFSGPLMITFLSVVMLGEKVGPRRWLALVIGFMGVLLIVQPGSASFNLGSVFVLISVLFYALVVILTRKLQAEDSSATMAYYSSLVYLAAALILVPLPLIVGEMPNVHPSIAFLIRPWTMPTLLDGLIMAGLGLIWAGWMYLLSRAYSLAQASVAAPFEYVSLPINIMWGFLIWREIPTWLTIAGAFLTLGSGLYVLYRERAERPLPAPASK, encoded by the coding sequence ATGAAAGTAAGTGCAAATGTTAAAGGCATCGGCTTTCTCGTATCAGCCGCATTCGTCATCTCCATCCAGAACATCGTCATCAAATGGATTGGCGGCGATTATTCCGCCTTGCAAATCGTCGCCTTCCGCAGTTTGATTGCCTTGCCTTTCACCCTGGTTTTCTACCGCTATGAAGGCCAGCGCGGACTGCCCACCACGACACTTCCCCGGCTTGAATACATTCGTGGTCTTTTCCTTTTTCTCTCCTACACAACTTTTATGATGGGGTTGGCAGCCTTACCGCTGGCTCAGATCGAAGCGATTCGCTTCTCCGGTCCGCTAATGATTACTTTTTTATCCGTCGTGATGCTGGGCGAAAAGGTGGGGCCGCGCCGCTGGCTGGCGCTGGTCATCGGCTTTATGGGGGTGCTTCTCATCGTCCAGCCTGGTTCGGCAAGCTTTAATCTTGGGTCTGTTTTTGTGTTGATCTCCGTGCTCTTTTATGCGCTAGTTGTCATCCTGACGCGCAAACTGCAAGCGGAGGACAGCAGCGCGACGATGGCGTACTACAGCTCGCTGGTGTATCTGGCAGCGGCGCTGATTCTAGTGCCGTTACCGCTCATCGTGGGCGAAATGCCCAACGTCCACCCAAGCATTGCTTTTCTCATTCGCCCCTGGACCATGCCGACTTTGCTGGATGGCCTGATCATGGCTGGATTGGGGTTGATTTGGGCTGGCTGGATGTATCTTTTGTCGCGCGCCTACAGCCTGGCCCAGGCTTCGGTGGCCGCCCCATTTGAATATGTGTCGCTGCCCATCAACATCATGTGGGGCTTTCTTATTTGGCGCGAGATTCCAACCTGGTTAACCATAGCTGGCGCCTTTTTGACGCTGGGGAGTGGGCTGTATGTTCTGTATCGAGAGCGCGCGGAACGGCCGTTACCAGCACCAGCCAGCAAATAA
- a CDS encoding Gfo/Idh/MocA family oxidoreductase, which yields MTTKPVKTAVIGCGNISDIYLENAAKWDILALVACANRTLPRAQSQAEKFNVPQAKPIAEVLADPEIELIINLTTPDVHAEIGLAALRAGKSVYNEKPLAVSREDGRLLLQEAKTRGLLVGCAPDTFLGGGLQTCRQLLDAGEIGTPVAAQAFMLIQGPEAWHPNPGFLYEVGAGPLFDIGPYYLTALISLLGPIRRVTGSARTTYPERTIGSGPKQGEKFPVETPTHIASILDFASGPVATLTTSFDVAVSAGAALNLYDVGGALLEIQGTKGTLCLPDPNLFGGPVRVRRLGEKEWREVPLTHGHSSNDRGIGVADMAYAIRNGRSHRANGEMAYHVLDVMHGILEAANNGRHVELSSSCERPFPLPAGLAGF from the coding sequence ATGACAACAAAACCCGTGAAAACGGCCGTTATCGGCTGCGGCAATATCAGCGACATCTATCTGGAAAACGCGGCCAAATGGGACATCCTGGCCCTGGTCGCCTGCGCCAACCGCACCCTGCCCCGTGCCCAAAGCCAGGCCGAGAAGTTCAACGTGCCCCAGGCCAAACCCATCGCCGAGGTGCTGGCCGACCCCGAAATCGAACTCATCATCAACCTGACCACTCCCGACGTCCACGCCGAAATTGGGCTGGCGGCGCTGCGGGCAGGCAAATCGGTCTACAATGAAAAACCATTGGCCGTTAGCCGGGAAGACGGCCGTCTTCTCCTGCAAGAAGCCAAAACACGCGGTCTGCTGGTGGGCTGCGCCCCGGACACCTTCTTAGGCGGCGGTCTGCAAACCTGTCGCCAACTGCTCGACGCGGGCGAAATCGGCACACCGGTGGCCGCGCAGGCGTTCATGCTCATTCAAGGGCCAGAAGCGTGGCATCCCAACCCCGGTTTTCTCTATGAGGTGGGTGCGGGGCCGCTGTTTGACATTGGGCCATACTACCTCACCGCCCTGATTTCGCTGCTGGGGCCAATCCGCCGCGTCACCGGCTCGGCGCGCACGACCTACCCGGAACGCACCATCGGCAGCGGCCCCAAACAAGGGGAAAAGTTCCCGGTAGAAACGCCCACCCACATTGCCAGCATCCTCGATTTTGCCAGCGGCCCGGTCGCCACGCTGACCACCAGCTTTGATGTGGCCGTGTCGGCGGGCGCGGCGCTGAATCTATATGATGTCGGCGGCGCTTTGCTGGAAATCCAGGGCACGAAGGGGACGTTGTGCCTGCCAGACCCCAACCTGTTTGGCGGCCCGGTGCGGGTACGCCGCCTGGGTGAAAAGGAGTGGCGCGAAGTGCCTTTAACCCACGGTCACAGCAGCAACGACCGGGGCATCGGGGTGGCTGATATGGCTTATGCAATCCGTAACGGCCGTTCCCACCGCGCCAATGGCGAGATGGCCTATCATGTCCTAGATGTCATGCACGGTATTCTGGAAGCCGCCAACAATGGCCGACACGTTGAATTGAGCAGCAGTTGCGAACGGCCGTTTCCCCTGCCGGCCGGTTTGGCAGGCTTTTAG